In Camelina sativa cultivar DH55 chromosome 13, Cs, whole genome shotgun sequence, the genomic window TTGCATGCttatttcaacaacaaaaactcaTACATTCTATTAAATCATGATTAAGAAAAGAGATGACGAactgtttgtctttttttcttttctcatgcCAACACTTGCTAGATGCATGAACACGTATCTTCATGAGTATATTAATCACACTAAAACTACCAAATACgattaaataaatttcaactaTTTGGTTAAATAACAGGAGAAATGGAGTAATGGTTTAGTAGTTGAAAGCGCCAGCGAAGTATAAGGGTGGAAGAGCTGTACCATCATCACTCCATTTTTTAAGTGGGtttgttaatttatttcttttgccaCAATTCTTAATTTACTAAATCAAAAAGAAGTTTGAGTTTCTTCACTTATGGTCAACTAGTTTATAAAAGAAGAATTGTGTTTATAgttaaacaaatctttaaagttCCTTGTTCGAATtccttttttttagttaatgtCGTATCATCCTCGTAACTATCTTTCATTTTTAGAGTGACACTAAAAATCAAAAGGTTTTTGcataattttccatttttcctctctaagaaaaagaaaacgaaaagacaacaaaaactGATTGGTTTGAAAAAGAGGCCTACATAGTAGATGGGCCTAAAACAGGCCTTATAAACCCCACAGAGACTCTCCCATTCTATAAACACCACTGAGTTGGATTTCTAAAGATAAGAGCACCAACCAATAAGAACGCGAGAAGCTTCCACGTGTCGCTCCACAGAATCTTGTTTAGTAAAAAAAGCGCAGCACCAAAGAAAACtcaacagagaagaagaagaagaagactgagagagagagagaagtaggcagaagaagaagaaattgaagttCTCTCGGCGTGCTTTGATGGCGATATCAGTAGCAGCAGCAGCTTCGTCCTCTGTGGCAGTGATTGCTCCACGTGTCCCCGCCGTATCCACCCGATGCTCCGCCGTCCCTTACCTTCCTCCTCCTCGCTCCTTTGGCCGATCCTCTTTCACCGTTCCGTTGAAGCTTGCTTCAGGTGACGGATTTATACTTGACAATCTCTCTTTATAGAGTTCAATCCCGTGAAATCGTATGCAAAATTGTCACAAATTGCCTGAAATTAGAATACTCCGGCCCGGAATTGAATTAGCGTTGCCGCGGTTCGGTATAGTGAGGTAGATTGAACCGGTTTAATAGATCCGGTTTCTATGGTTTAAGCTACACACTACAAGCAAGTGTGCTCTTAAACCGAAATTTTGGGGGGGGGNNNNNNNNNNNNNNNNNNNNNNNNNNAAAACATTTGGTTCTCCGGTTCAATTGCAGGGAATGGTTTGCACAAGGTTGAATTGATGAAGACGAGAGCTTCTTCAGACGAGACCTCCATCGACACCAACGAACTCATCACAGATTTGAAGGAAAAGGTGAGCCATCATTTATCCAAGAAACAACCGAGTTGGTATgggtttgtgttatgttatgttttttttggttgcagtgGGATGGTCTTGAGAACAAGTCGACTGTACTTGTTTATGGAGGAGGAGCCATTGTTGCTGTTTGGTTATCTTCCATTGTTGTTGGTGCCATCAACTCTGTTCCTCTGGTAACCCTTAGATAAAGTGtaatgagtttgagtttgagtttaagTTTAAGTGTTTAACTTTAACTGATGTTTCTTTGTGTGATGTAGCTTCCAAAAGTTATGGAACTTGTCGGTCTCGGGTACACTGGATGGTTTGTCTACAGATACCTTCTCTTCAAGGTAAcatacttgtttttgttttttcttcttcttctttgaattcTTATAATCTTTAAAGCAGCAGTGATCTGACATGAAATGATCATCACGTTACAGTCAAGCAGAAAGGAATTGGCTGAGGATATTGAttccttgaagaagaagatcgcaGGAAGCGAATagattcatttttaaaataaaccagCTTTGTTTTTGTGAAGGTTTTCAATGTAACATCGTTATTATACAATTGTCTCTGTTTCAACATTGTTGTGTATCCGCAGCAGCATCTTATGGATTTTTAATGCCATTAAACCAATAGAAAAGGAAATACAGTTACAAAGAttgagataatatatatatggggtTGGTTCTAAAGGCGGATGGAGAGGTCAGCTCGGAGATGAAGAACATCATTGATGAAGTAGGGGCAATTCTTAGCTAAGAAGGCATCCCATGGCATCAAAAGCAAGTTTCTGGATCCAGAAGCTTTACCTTTGGTGAAGCTATAGTTTCCTTTGAATTTATTCTCA contains:
- the LOC104737681 gene encoding protein CURVATURE THYLAKOID 1A, chloroplastic; this translates as MAISVAAAASSSVAVIAPRVPAVSTRCSAVPYLPPPRSFGRSSFTVPLKLASGNGLHKVELMKTRASSDETSIDTNELITDLKEKWDGLENKSTVLVYGGGAIVAVWLSSIVVGAINSVPLLPKVMELVGLGYTGWFVYRYLLFKSSRKELAEDIDSLKKKIAGSE